A genomic region of Methanosarcina thermophila TM-1 contains the following coding sequences:
- the thiC gene encoding phosphomethylpyrimidine synthase ThiC, translating to MTLMEDAKRGIITPTIEAVAKAEGIDPEIVRSCVAKGLITIPLNNRRETRPVGIGKYMSTKINANVGTSRDCIDIEAEIEKAKAAEAFGAHAVMDLSTGGNLDEIRTRILKSVNIPVGTVPIYQAAASRKVVVEMTSDDMFNAVRKHAEQGVDFVTVHAGINLNSLERLRQSERIMNIVSRGGSFTLAWMLHNGEDNPFYAEYDYLLEIAKEYDMTLSLGDGMRPGCIADASDRPKFMEFITLGELVKRARAANVQTFVEGPGHVPLNEIELSVRGMKELCNDAPLYLLGPLVTDIAPGFDHITGAIGGAVAGMHGADFLCMVTPSEHLALPTLDDIKEGLLVTKVAAHTIDLIKEGPRERAWEKDLAMAYARRDLDWEKQFELAIDGNRARKIRNARKTESDTCSMCGDLCALKIVKEAFEDKKKG from the coding sequence ATGACACTGATGGAAGATGCGAAGAGGGGAATTATTACTCCCACAATAGAAGCCGTGGCAAAAGCTGAAGGAATAGACCCTGAAATCGTCCGCTCCTGCGTAGCAAAAGGGTTGATAACGATTCCTTTAAATAATAGACGAGAGACCCGTCCAGTCGGCATTGGCAAATATATGAGCACAAAAATCAATGCCAATGTGGGAACTTCAAGGGATTGCATAGACATTGAAGCCGAAATCGAAAAAGCAAAAGCTGCAGAAGCTTTTGGCGCTCATGCAGTAATGGATCTTTCCACAGGCGGGAACCTGGATGAAATCCGCACCCGCATCCTGAAATCCGTTAATATTCCTGTCGGAACAGTTCCGATTTATCAGGCTGCAGCTTCCAGAAAAGTTGTTGTGGAGATGACCTCGGATGATATGTTCAATGCTGTCCGGAAACACGCCGAACAGGGTGTGGACTTCGTAACCGTGCATGCCGGAATCAATTTAAATTCCCTTGAGCGCCTGCGCCAGAGCGAGAGGATAATGAACATTGTAAGCCGGGGAGGTTCTTTTACCCTTGCCTGGATGCTGCACAATGGGGAAGACAATCCCTTCTATGCCGAATACGATTACCTCCTTGAAATCGCAAAAGAATATGATATGACCCTGAGCCTCGGAGACGGTATGCGCCCGGGCTGCATTGCCGATGCCTCCGACCGTCCGAAATTCATGGAATTTATTACACTCGGCGAACTTGTAAAGCGGGCAAGGGCAGCTAATGTCCAGACCTTTGTGGAAGGTCCTGGTCATGTGCCTCTGAACGAGATTGAGCTAAGTGTCAGGGGTATGAAAGAACTTTGTAACGATGCTCCCCTCTATCTACTGGGTCCCCTCGTAACCGATATTGCTCCAGGCTTCGATCACATTACTGGCGCAATAGGGGGCGCAGTTGCAGGTATGCATGGCGCGGATTTCCTCTGCATGGTAACCCCATCCGAACATCTTGCCCTTCCGACTCTCGATGATATAAAAGAGGGCTTGCTTGTAACAAAGGTTGCAGCTCACACCATTGATCTTATAAAAGAAGGTCCTAGAGAACGCGCCTGGGAAAAAGACCTGGCAATGGCATATGCTCGCAGGGATCTTGACTGGGAAAAGCAGTTCGAGCTGGCAATCGACGGCAACAGAGCTCGAAAAATCCGGAACGCCAGAAAAACCGAGAGCGATACCTGCTCGATGTGTGGGGATCTCTGTGCCCTGAAAATCGTAAAGGAAGCTTTTGAGGACAAGAAAAAGGGATAA
- a CDS encoding GIY-YIG nuclease family protein, which translates to MPVIYKITYPNGKIYIGQDRTDSINYFGSANNDLIEKDFTKDQKRDFTIRKEIIWESETSSIEELNRMEIMFIEKFQSNNPDIGYNRRPKFKK; encoded by the coding sequence ATGCCGGTTATTTATAAAATAACATATCCTAATGGTAAAATATACATTGGGCAGGACAGGACAGATAGCATCAACTATTTTGGAAGTGCTAACAATGATCTCATTGAAAAAGATTTCACCAAGGATCAAAAAAGAGATTTTACAATAAGGAAAGAAATTATATGGGAATCCGAAACTTCTTCTATCGAAGAGCTTAATCGAATGGAGATAATGTTCATAGAAAAGTTTCAATCAAATAATCCCGACATAGGTTATAATAGAAGACCAAAATTCAAAAAGTAA
- a CDS encoding DUF3303 domain-containing protein, producing MGYNEMLLMDIITWEPKDSLKVAELYKNYKYPKGIKVIDEWTDLRGYRTFVIYESENEKTYAESVIPFIGLCRFETFPVMKLDHFMQLAQEFVEKTEGKEPGAEQGKEAAVKDILQEIEKLEKRIEHLERHSFIQQEDVT from the coding sequence GTGGGGTATAATGAAATGCTGCTAATGGATATCATTACCTGGGAGCCGAAAGATTCCTTAAAAGTTGCAGAACTCTATAAGAATTACAAATATCCGAAGGGCATAAAAGTAATTGATGAATGGACCGATCTTAGGGGCTATCGAACATTTGTAATTTATGAATCTGAGAATGAAAAAACTTATGCAGAATCAGTGATACCTTTTATTGGGCTGTGCAGGTTCGAGACCTTTCCGGTCATGAAACTTGACCATTTTATGCAGCTGGCTCAGGAATTTGTAGAAAAAACCGAAGGAAAAGAGCCGGGTGCTGAACAGGGTAAAGAAGCGGCAGTAAAAGATATTTTGCAAGAAATAGAAAAACTTGAAAAGAGGATTGAACATCTCGAACGGCATTCTTTTATCCAGCAGGAAGACGTTACCTGA
- a CDS encoding DUF2156 domain-containing protein → MLCQEDFKPVTLADRAFFERHYALYPQTHSDYTFTSMVCWNSFMHHRYAYVKGNVILACTAAGVTRLHPPIGPRDPELMREVIRLALDIGDDKKPLIRIDPETAKWIKRLEPELLLVPDLNHFDYVYRASDLVKLPGKKYLKIRSQINRFRKKYRHTVEPIKPGNREEIMEFLVKWCESKKCEDNLFLAHEIEAISYAIEHFTELPLRGLMIRVDSEVAAISLFERLNANTALIHFEKGLPEYEGIYKVINTETAAVLASEVEFINRESDLGIDGLRKAKLRYHPHHMVEVYSLRQ, encoded by the coding sequence ATGCTTTGTCAGGAAGATTTCAAACCGGTCACACTTGCAGATCGGGCCTTTTTCGAGCGGCATTATGCGCTTTACCCGCAAACTCATAGCGATTATACTTTCACGAGCATGGTCTGCTGGAACAGTTTTATGCATCACAGGTATGCGTATGTGAAAGGAAACGTGATTCTTGCGTGTACTGCCGCAGGAGTGACCCGGCTGCATCCGCCTATCGGTCCCCGCGATCCTGAACTCATGCGGGAGGTAATACGGCTCGCACTTGATATAGGCGACGATAAGAAGCCCCTTATACGGATTGACCCTGAGACTGCAAAGTGGATTAAGAGACTTGAACCTGAGCTTTTGCTGGTTCCAGACCTGAACCACTTCGATTACGTATACCGGGCTTCAGACCTTGTGAAGCTTCCGGGAAAAAAATATCTCAAGATCCGCAGCCAGATTAACAGATTCCGAAAAAAATATCGGCATACGGTCGAGCCGATAAAACCCGGTAACCGGGAAGAGATAATGGAGTTCCTGGTAAAATGGTGTGAGAGCAAAAAGTGCGAGGATAATCTCTTCCTTGCCCACGAGATAGAGGCAATCTCTTACGCGATAGAGCATTTCACCGAACTGCCCCTAAGAGGTCTTATGATAAGGGTAGATTCAGAGGTAGCAGCTATCTCTCTTTTTGAACGTCTTAACGCTAACACAGCACTGATTCATTTCGAGAAAGGTCTGCCTGAATATGAAGGAATTTACAAGGTAATCAATACCGAGACCGCAGCAGTTCTTGCCAGCGAGGTGGAGTTTATCAACCGCGAAAGCGATCTCGGCATCGACGGGCTTCGAAAGGCAAAGCTGAGATACCACCCTCATCATATGGTTGAGGTTTATTCGCTCAGACAGTGA
- a CDS encoding DNA topoisomerase I, protein MTIVAFAEKNKAAAQIASILGEGEVEKITVEGLPVYEFKWKGEEWLVMGLSGHIMNYDFPEQYNKWSDVNPGVLFEIDPQKLVTRADYAAAIKTLAKRANKIVLACDYDREGENIGFEAKTLAEEVTDVPIARARFSALSPREVKKAFESLVEPDYNMAMAAEARQILDLKMGAAFTRFVTLSVREKTRTKDILSIGPCQTPTCGFVYEREKAIRAFQAKDFWKITAIFSAEGGKEGGDFEGTHRAGNIHDKEKAAEIFKRLKGAKEGVVAKKTVKETKTSPPSPLNTTEFLKRSSKYLGISPELALEVAEQLYLAGFTSYPRTETNKYADDFDFKSLVLDFARQKEYKPFAESILIAPIAPKNGEKDAHDHPPIHPIRAASREEVSSAVNIPQASEVYDLIARHFLANLMPAAVFEKTHLHLLVQEEPFDSSGTVLKEMGWLEAYPFENKKDKLLPFVEEGQKVGIKKLSNTKSKTSPPKKLTEAELLTLMDKNGIGTKATAPTHIETNKKRGYFETKGKTISILDTGFTLMEGLSLTVPILIKPDIRAKIEALIQEVEDGKKEFEAALEEGTALIREMYAQLEANKKELTSSIAGAIKDEAALEDKKNYIGTCKACGHVLRIVQTESGRFVGCTGYPDCRNSYPLPKAGALTVLRSKECKKEGIAVLKVGNKYNWAVGIGPCFTCDLEKECYPPETVGPCPECDGSMFLITYKDTRFLGCTKRCGYTHSVPKTGKLTLVDRTCESCGWKLFRLKEEGDQSTEMIFCVNRRCKEGREYWKKSGKGNEKLESGRKKLLQAQKQAQR, encoded by the coding sequence ATGACAATTGTAGCATTTGCGGAAAAAAATAAGGCAGCAGCCCAGATTGCCAGCATTCTGGGCGAAGGAGAAGTCGAGAAAATTACAGTGGAAGGGCTGCCAGTATACGAATTTAAGTGGAAAGGGGAAGAATGGCTGGTAATGGGGTTGTCCGGGCATATTATGAATTATGATTTTCCGGAGCAGTATAATAAATGGAGTGATGTCAACCCGGGTGTACTCTTTGAAATTGACCCTCAAAAGCTTGTAACGCGAGCCGATTATGCGGCTGCTATAAAGACCCTTGCAAAAAGGGCGAATAAGATCGTGCTTGCCTGCGACTATGATAGGGAAGGAGAAAACATAGGATTCGAAGCCAAAACGCTTGCCGAGGAAGTGACAGATGTACCGATTGCAAGGGCACGCTTCTCAGCCCTGTCCCCAAGAGAGGTAAAAAAAGCCTTTGAGAGCCTGGTAGAGCCGGATTATAACATGGCAATGGCTGCCGAAGCAAGGCAGATTCTTGACCTGAAAATGGGAGCTGCTTTTACGCGTTTTGTCACGCTTTCAGTCAGGGAAAAAACCAGGACAAAGGATATTCTTTCAATTGGTCCCTGCCAGACGCCTACCTGCGGGTTTGTATACGAAAGGGAAAAGGCAATCCGGGCTTTCCAGGCAAAGGACTTCTGGAAGATAACCGCTATTTTCTCGGCAGAAGGCGGAAAAGAAGGGGGAGATTTCGAAGGCACCCACAGAGCAGGAAATATTCATGACAAGGAAAAAGCTGCTGAGATTTTCAAGCGGCTGAAAGGAGCAAAAGAAGGGGTGGTCGCGAAGAAAACGGTGAAGGAGACAAAGACCAGCCCTCCCAGCCCATTAAATACTACCGAATTTCTGAAACGGTCATCCAAGTACCTTGGGATAAGCCCCGAGCTAGCCCTTGAGGTTGCAGAACAGCTTTACCTTGCAGGGTTTACCAGTTATCCCAGAACCGAGACTAACAAGTACGCCGATGACTTCGATTTCAAATCTCTTGTCCTTGATTTTGCACGCCAGAAGGAGTACAAACCTTTTGCAGAGAGTATACTTATAGCCCCGATTGCTCCGAAGAATGGAGAAAAAGATGCACATGACCATCCTCCTATCCACCCAATAAGGGCAGCTTCAAGAGAAGAGGTAAGCTCGGCAGTAAACATCCCTCAGGCTTCTGAAGTCTATGACCTTATAGCAAGGCATTTCCTGGCAAATCTTATGCCGGCAGCAGTTTTCGAAAAAACCCATCTTCACCTGCTTGTGCAGGAAGAACCCTTTGACTCATCGGGAACTGTGCTCAAGGAAATGGGCTGGCTTGAAGCGTATCCCTTTGAAAATAAGAAGGATAAGCTTCTCCCGTTTGTGGAAGAAGGACAGAAAGTGGGCATAAAAAAACTAAGCAACACAAAATCCAAAACCAGCCCTCCAAAAAAGCTGACCGAAGCCGAACTTCTGACCCTTATGGACAAAAATGGGATTGGGACAAAGGCAACAGCTCCTACACATATAGAAACAAACAAGAAGCGAGGGTATTTCGAGACAAAGGGAAAAACAATTTCTATCCTGGATACAGGTTTTACCCTTATGGAAGGGCTCTCTCTTACCGTCCCAATTCTTATCAAGCCGGATATAAGAGCAAAGATTGAGGCTTTAATCCAGGAAGTCGAAGACGGGAAAAAAGAATTTGAAGCTGCCCTTGAGGAAGGTACAGCCCTTATTCGGGAGATGTACGCCCAGCTTGAAGCAAACAAAAAGGAACTGACCTCAAGCATAGCAGGCGCGATAAAGGACGAAGCTGCCCTTGAAGACAAAAAAAATTACATAGGAACGTGCAAAGCTTGCGGGCATGTGCTCAGGATAGTACAGACAGAATCGGGACGTTTCGTGGGCTGCACAGGCTATCCTGATTGTCGGAATTCCTATCCCCTGCCCAAAGCCGGGGCTCTTACCGTGTTAAGGAGTAAAGAATGCAAGAAGGAAGGAATCGCTGTCCTGAAAGTCGGAAACAAGTATAACTGGGCTGTAGGTATAGGTCCCTGCTTTACCTGCGACCTTGAAAAAGAATGCTACCCTCCCGAAACAGTCGGTCCCTGCCCTGAATGTGACGGAAGCATGTTCCTGATCACCTATAAAGATACCCGATTCTTGGGCTGTACGAAACGCTGCGGGTATACTCACTCTGTCCCCAAAACCGGAAAATTGACCCTTGTTGATAGAACCTGTGAGAGCTGCGGCTGGAAGCTCTTCAGATTAAAAGAAGAAGGGGATCAAAGCACTGAAATGATTTTTTGTGTAAACCGGCGCTGCAAAGAAGGTAGAGAATACTGGAAAAAATCAGGCAAAGGAAATGAGAAACTAGAATCAGGAAGGAAAAAGCTTCTGCAAGCCCAGAAGCAAGCTCAGAGGTAG
- a CDS encoding YkvA family protein, with the protein MLKLREIKINAKKYIELCKLIYADPRTPRRAKILLWIAIGYAVSPIDLIPDFIPVIGHLDDMIIVPILIYIAIRTVPKNVYIDNYVQVLKK; encoded by the coding sequence ATGCTAAAATTAAGAGAAATAAAAATTAATGCAAAAAAGTACATAGAATTGTGCAAGCTTATATACGCAGATCCTCGAACTCCCAGGCGTGCAAAAATACTGTTATGGATAGCCATAGGCTATGCAGTATCTCCGATTGATTTAATACCGGATTTCATACCTGTAATTGGACATCTTGACGACATGATAATCGTTCCTATTCTTATCTACATTGCAATAAGAACAGTACCTAAAAATGTATACATAGATAATTATGTTCAGGTCTTAAAGAAGTGA